The DNA region GCTCGTACGGCACCGAGGAGAAGCCGGCCGAATCCGATCCCGGGGCGCTCGTCGACCGGGTCGGCTCCGCCGTCACCGACCTGAACGCGGCCACTCTCTCGGGGGCCCTGCGCGCGGCCGTACGCGCACGATGGGGCGACACCCTGCCGACCAGGTTCGCGGTCATCGGCATGGGCCGGTTCGGCGGGCACGAGCTGAGTTACGGCTCCGACGCGGACGTCCTGTTCGTGCACGCGCCGCGCGAGGGCGTGAGTGACGAGGAGGCGGCCCGGGCCGCGAACACCGTCATCACGGAGATGCGCAGGCTGCTCGAACTGCCGACGGCCGACCCGCCGCTGCTGATCGACGCCGACCTGCGGCCGGAGGGCAGGAGCGGGCCGCTCGTGCGCACCCTGAAGTCGTACGAGGCCTACTACCGGCGCTGGGCGCTGGTGTGGGAGAGCCAGGCCCTCCTGCGGGCGGAGCCGGTGGCGGGGGACGAGGAGCTCGGGCGCGCGTTCATCGAGCTGATCGACCCGCTGCGTTATCCGGTGGAGGGGCTGGGGGACGACGCGGTGCGCGAGATCCGGCGGCTCAAGGCGCGGATGGAGTCCGAGCGGATGCCGCGGGGCGCGGACCCCACCCTCCACGCCAAGCTGGGGCGGGGCGGGCTCAGCGACGTCGAGTGGACGGTACAGCTGATGCAGATGCAGCACGGCTGGGCCGAGCCCGGGCTGCGCACGACGCGTACACGTGAGGCGCTGGCCGCGGCGTGCGCGGCGGGGCTGATCCCGGCCGAGGAGGCCCAGACGCTGGACGAGGCGTGGGTGCTGGCCACGCGGGTGCGCAACGCGGTGATGCTGGTACGCGGGCGGCCGGGGGACACGTTCCCCTCGAACCCGCGCGAGCTGACGGCGGTGGGCCGCTACCTGGGCTACGAGCTGGGACACGTCGGGGACATGCTGGACGACTACCGCCGGATCACGAGGCGGGCGCGAGCGGTGGTGGAGGAGCGGTTCTACGGGGCGGCGGGGTGAGAGGCCCGGCGGGAGGCGGCGGTGCCGCCGGCCGCCTGACGGGCCCGGGAGGACGCCCTCAGTCGCCGGGCTCCGGGGCCGCGGCGGGGGCCGATCCCGGGAGCAGGGCACGCAGGCGCCCGCCCCCTGCGCCGGAACGCGGGACCACCTTCGGCAGACGGTGCGGAAGCGACCCGTACCAGCCGTACGAGACCGCGTAGCCGAACGTCAGGCAGGCCATTCCGCCCACCGCGTCCAGCCAGAAGTGGTTCGCGGTCGACACGATCACGATCAGCGTGACGAACGGGTACAGCAGGCCCAGGATGCGGGCCCAGGGTGCGGTCGCCAGGGCGCATATGGTCAGACCGCACCACAGGGACCAGCCGATGTGCATCGACGGCATCGCCGCGTACTGGTTCGACATGTGCTTGAAGTTGCCCGAGGCCATCGACCCCCAGGTCTCGTGCAGCATGACCGTGTCGATGAAGCCCGTTGCCCTCATCAGGCGGGGAGGGGCCAGCGGGAAGAGGTAGTAGCCGAGCAGCGCCACCGCCGTGGTCGCGAAGAGGATCAGGCGGGTCGCCGCATAACGGCCCGGTTGGCGGCGGAACAGCCAGATGAGCACACCGATGGTGATGACGAAGTGCAGCGTCGCGTAGTAGTAGTTCATGGACACGATCAGCCATGTCACCGAATTGACCGCGTGGTTGACCGTTTCCTCGAAGGCCAGCCCGACGCTGTGCTCCAGGGACCAGATCCGGTCGGCGTTGCGCAGGGCAGCCGCCTTCTGCTCGGGCACGGCGTTGCGCACCAGCGAGTAGAGCCAGTAACTGACCGCGATCAGCAGGATTTCGAACCACAGGCGCGGGCGCCGGGGGGAGCGAAGCGAGCGCAGGCGCCAGGACCACTGGGGGCGGGGCCCCGGAGGCTCGGCGGCGGTCGCTCCGACCGCGAGGGGTGAAGGGGTGACCGCCGTGCGGTCTTCCTGTGTAGTCACGTGCGATTCACCCATAGGCGCAGAGTCTGCCAGATACGTTCCCGTGTGCCCGATGATCCTCCGGTCGGGTACCGGCCGCACATTCTGTACCTTACGGCCAGGTGCGCGG from Streptomyces sp. B1I3 includes:
- a CDS encoding phosphatase PAP2 family protein; translated protein: MGESHVTTQEDRTAVTPSPLAVGATAAEPPGPRPQWSWRLRSLRSPRRPRLWFEILLIAVSYWLYSLVRNAVPEQKAAALRNADRIWSLEHSVGLAFEETVNHAVNSVTWLIVSMNYYYATLHFVITIGVLIWLFRRQPGRYAATRLILFATTAVALLGYYLFPLAPPRLMRATGFIDTVMLHETWGSMASGNFKHMSNQYAAMPSMHIGWSLWCGLTICALATAPWARILGLLYPFVTLIVIVSTANHFWLDAVGGMACLTFGYAVSYGWYGSLPHRLPKVVPRSGAGGGRLRALLPGSAPAAAPEPGD